The Takifugu rubripes chromosome 3, fTakRub1.2, whole genome shotgun sequence genome contains a region encoding:
- the wfdc2 gene encoding WAP four-disulfide core domain protein 3 has protein sequence MEKLCLLLLTLVALLHCRTSLAGDVANHRGPGECPRELEVVPSRMGCEHDGDCHRGHKCCKFKCGPACVPPILTVCPWNYWGPGPCIDLCRDDSDCPDPVLSKCCSNGCGHQCTEPYIVKTGLCGPPKGAFICAEYCAHDGHCPGNQKCCRTTCGHACSEPC, from the exons ATGGAGAaactctgcctgctgctgctcacactcGTTGCTCTTCTGCACTGCAGGACCAGTTTGGCTGGAGACGTCGCAA ACCATCGCGGACCAGGTGAATGCCCTCGTGAACTCGAGGTGGTGCCATCCAGGATGGGCTGTGAGCATGATGGCGACTGTCACAGAGGGCACAAATGCTGCAAGTTTAAATGCGGACCCGCTTGCGTCCCCCCTATTCTCA CCGTGTGTCCTTGGAATTACTGGGGCCCTGGACCGTGCATTGATCTCTGCCGCGACGACAGCGACTGCCCGGATCCTGTCCTGTCCAAGTGCTGCTCCAACGGCTGTGGACACCAGTGCACCGAGCCGTACATTG TGAAAACGGGACTCTGCGGCCCCCCCAAGGGAGCCTTCATATGTGCGGAGTATTGCGCTCATGATGGGCACTGTCCCGGGAACCAGAAGTGCTGCAGGACGACCTGCGGACACGCCTGCAGCGAgccctgctga